A stretch of the uncultured Desulfobacter sp. genome encodes the following:
- a CDS encoding ABC transporter permease subunit has product MTAYFIRRLLLVIPTFIGITIMVFTITRFVPGGPIERIIAEARAMQMGEQSGHSRAQAGQGQPLSDDQIKKLEAYYGFDKPVLQSYGIWLFKVLKGDLGRSTRYQDPVWDMIRERIPISLYFGVLSMVVIYGVCIPLGVAKAVNHNSGFDNVTSGIIFAGYAIPGWVAGVIMLVVFASRMDTFPLGGLASDYFADMTLWEKIKDVAWHTVLPLLSYVIGAFTVMTLLMKNTLMDNLSADYVRTAIAKGFNFKQAIFHHALRNSLIPIATSFGNNISILLMGSFLIEKVFNIDGMGLLGYESILDRDYPVVMGILVISSLLFMVGNILSDVCVAIVDPRVRFK; this is encoded by the coding sequence GTGACCGCTTATTTTATCAGACGGCTCTTATTAGTAATCCCCACCTTTATCGGCATTACCATCATGGTGTTCACCATCACCCGTTTTGTACCCGGCGGTCCCATCGAGCGCATCATTGCTGAAGCCAGGGCCATGCAGATGGGCGAACAGAGTGGGCATTCAAGGGCCCAGGCAGGTCAGGGCCAGCCGTTATCCGATGACCAGATCAAAAAACTTGAGGCCTATTACGGATTTGACAAGCCCGTGCTCCAAAGCTACGGGATCTGGCTTTTCAAGGTACTTAAAGGCGATCTGGGACGGTCCACCCGATACCAGGATCCGGTGTGGGACATGATCAGAGAGCGTATCCCCATCTCACTTTATTTCGGTGTTTTGAGCATGGTTGTCATTTACGGCGTTTGCATCCCATTGGGCGTTGCCAAGGCTGTAAACCACAACAGTGGGTTCGACAATGTGACCTCCGGGATTATTTTCGCAGGCTATGCCATCCCGGGCTGGGTGGCCGGCGTCATTATGCTGGTGGTTTTTGCATCCCGCATGGATACGTTTCCCTTAGGCGGGCTTGCATCTGACTATTTTGCCGACATGACGCTTTGGGAAAAAATAAAAGATGTTGCATGGCATACCGTGCTGCCGCTTCTCTCCTATGTGATCGGTGCCTTTACCGTGATGACCCTTTTAATGAAAAACACGCTCATGGATAATCTGTCTGCCGACTATGTGCGCACGGCCATTGCCAAGGGGTTCAACTTCAAACAGGCCATCTTCCACCATGCCCTTCGTAACAGCTTGATCCCCATTGCCACCAGTTTCGGCAACAATATTTCCATTCTTTTAATGGGGTCATTTCTCATTGAAAAGGTGTTTAATATAGATGGTATGGGCCTTTTGGGGTATGAGTCCATTTTGGACCGCGATTACCCAGTGGTGATGGGAATACTTGTGATTTCATCCCTGTTGTTTATGGTGGGAAATATTTTGTCTGATGTGTGTGTCGCCATAGTCGACC